The stretch of DNA GGCTGAAGCCCCGATCTCCACAGCCTGACCATCCGATCAGTAACCCCCAAAACATGCGCCCATTCTCTTGTTGTAATACCCAGCTCTTGCGCTCCGAAAACTTCTCTTGCTCGAGAGAAAATAAAGTCAGTTAAATCCTTAGGAAGATCGAGAATCGAAACTACCTTCTCGTTTCTTTCCAAAATCGGAAATGACATCTCTCCTTTTCTCTGCAATCCGCTCCGCATGTTAAACACTTACTCCTGCGCCGCTCAGGCGGCTTTTGGTTCTTCCAATAAATCGGTTAATTTCACTTCTAAGGCGTCCGCGATTTTTTGGAGGTTTTTTATAGTCACGTTTTCGTTTTTCCCCTGTTCAATTAACCGAAGATGATTCTCAGATATTAAACAGCGGAATGATAACTTGGATCGACTCATCCCTTTTGATTTTCGAATTTGCTCAATTCTCTTTCCAAGATTCATAATCCATTATTTATAGTGTATTAAAAGTTTTGTCAATATTTTTTACAAAATAAATAGTGTTTGATGTATAAAATAAATATATATATTGTTTTATGATGGTTGAAGAAACGATAGGCGAAAGAATTAGAAAGTTGCGAGAGGCTAAAGGCTGGAGCCAAGAGGACTTGGCAAAAGCTTGCTCTATGACAACAAACTACATTGGCAATGTAGAGAGAGGGGTTGAAAGATACACGAACCCCACTATTTCTTCTATCACAGCCATAGCCGACGCCCTAGAAGTCCACCCCACGATCATCCTCTACGGCAGCATGTTCAGCCCAGGCACCACGTTCTTACAAGGGACTTTGGTTGACCCGAATAACCCTCTTGATGTAACGGAGTTGGTTAAAAAGGTAGAATCTTTGTTTCCATTATCTAAGGACGAGAAAGAATTGCTGAATAATTATCGGGAAATTAGTCATCCCAAAGAAAAAAGAATGGTTAAGGAGATGGCTAAGACGCTGGCGGGGAAATGATTAACGACGTGGAAGGCAAGTCTTTTGCAATATTGGCCGATTAGTCCCTAACGTATTAATATTCGGAAGCTTATATTCTGACTTAGTATTTATGCCCGATTTTTCTAATTTTTCAGTATACTTTAAATACTTCATAGCCCTCTCCCTACATTGGAGGGATTTTTCTAGATTTTTTAGATTTTGGGCAAGCTTCATTTAAATATAGTTCCTATGATGAACAAAATTTACCACATTATTAGTCAAGACATATTCTAGCATCATTTCAAAGTATCGTCTAACAGCATTCCGAAGTTGTTCTTTTTCACTATAATCATCAATATATAGTTTTAATTCTTGAAGCGATTTGAGATCTATTTTTCTATTATGGGAATGCCACCTTTCATTATTTCCAAGATCTGTCGCAATCTCTTCAGCCCTCTTTTCCTTTTGCTCATGAGTTACGGGTTGTCCTTTTAGCTCTGGATCACTCTGGTGAATTCCCCAATTTTCAAATTTATACTTTACTAGCCACTTTTTCAAAAGAGTAACTGTTAGACCACTTTGTTGTTCATAATTAGAAATTTCTGCTAAATCCAATTTACACAGCAAAGCAAACTCAGCATCTGAAATTTTATCTTCAGAGGCCTTATCCATTAACTTTTTATATTTTTCTAAGTATCCTAACGCAGGAACCCAATTCTGACCGTTCCATACCTGAGGATCAATG from Candidatus Atribacteria bacterium ADurb.Bin276 encodes:
- the sinR_1 gene encoding HTH-type transcriptional regulator SinR, whose protein sequence is MNLGKRIEQIRKSKGMSRSKLSFRCLISENHLRLIEQGKNENVTIKNLQKIADALEVKLTDLLEEPKAA
- the sinR_2 gene encoding HTH-type transcriptional regulator SinR; this encodes MMVEETIGERIRKLREAKGWSQEDLAKACSMTTNYIGNVERGVERYTNPTISSITAIADALEVHPTIILYGSMFSPGTTFLQGTLVDPNNPLDVTELVKKVESLFPLSKDEKELLNNYREISHPKEKRMVKEMAKTLAGK
- a CDS encoding Serine dehydrogenase proteinase, which produces MREFQSAIKDALDARIVEIERQMNSDVITLYGAINTQLEYMFPSIIEKLKGEKTELSIILETPGGSAEIVEHLVNIIRYHYNKVNFIIPNQAMSAGTIFAMSGNKIFMEYSSVLGPIDPQVWNGQNWVPALGYLEKYKKLMDKASEDKISDAEFALLCKLDLAEISNYEQQSGLTVTLLKKWLVKYKFENWGIHQSDPELKGQPVTHEQKEKRAEEIATDLGNNERWHSHNRKIDLKSLQELKLYIDDYSEKEQLRNAVRRYFEMMLEYVLTNNVVNFVHHRNYI